The following are from one region of the Mesorhizobium sp. B2-8-5 genome:
- a CDS encoding 3-ketoacyl-ACP reductase, producing the protein MTRPAAIITGGARGIGLACAEALADAGFDILIADLAEKPDVNLASNITKRGAKFAYHRCDIADLAGHAALVDAATKAFGHIGCLVNNAGVGAVMRGDLLDLKPENFDRALGINLRGTVFLSQAVAKAMLATPAVSARSIITITSVSAAMASPERADYCVSKAGLSMWVKNLALRLAAEKIGVFEVRPGIIRTDMTAGVSAKYDALIESGLVPAKRWGEGADIGAVVAALASGKFGFSTGSVIDVDGALSVPRL; encoded by the coding sequence ATGACCCGCCCGGCGGCCATTATCACCGGCGGCGCGCGCGGAATTGGGCTCGCTTGTGCCGAGGCATTGGCCGACGCCGGCTTCGACATTCTGATCGCCGACCTTGCCGAGAAGCCCGATGTCAATCTGGCCTCCAACATCACCAAGCGCGGCGCGAAGTTTGCCTACCATCGCTGCGACATCGCTGATCTCGCAGGCCATGCTGCACTCGTTGATGCTGCGACCAAAGCCTTCGGCCACATCGGCTGCCTGGTCAACAATGCCGGCGTCGGAGCCGTCATGCGCGGCGACTTGCTGGACCTGAAGCCGGAGAATTTCGACCGCGCATTAGGCATCAACCTGCGCGGCACGGTGTTCCTCAGCCAAGCCGTCGCCAAGGCCATGCTGGCGACGCCTGCCGTTTCAGCCAGGTCGATCATCACCATCACTTCGGTGAGCGCCGCCATGGCCTCGCCGGAGCGCGCCGACTACTGCGTCTCGAAAGCCGGCCTATCCATGTGGGTGAAGAACCTGGCGCTGCGACTCGCGGCTGAAAAAATCGGCGTGTTCGAGGTACGGCCGGGCATCATCCGAACCGATATGACGGCGGGCGTTTCCGCCAAATATGACGCGCTGATCGAAAGCGGCCTGGTGCCGGCAAAACGCTGGGGCGAAGGCGCCGATATCGGGGCCGTCGTGGCCGCGCTTGCCTCCGGAAAGTTCGGCTTTTCGACCGGATCGGTCATCGATGTCGACGGCGCGCTCTCCGTGCCACGCTTGTGA
- a CDS encoding ABC transporter ATP-binding protein → MAFLEIDGLKKRFGNVEILKGIDVELEKGGFLVLVGPSGCGKSTLLNTIAGLEQITEGEIRVDGRAINDLHPSKRDIAMVFQSYALYPNMTVAGNIAFGMEMRGVPVTERQAAIDKVAKVLQIGHLLNRKPSQLSGGQRQRVAMGRALVRDPKLFLFDEPLSNLDAKLRVDMRIEIKRLHATTGTTIVYVTHDQIEAMTLATKIAVMRDGEVQQFGTPAEIYNNPTNIFVADFMGSPAMNLIPAKIDGNGSGLSVVLDRDARQPIVLPMPAAPAGLSAFKDKQVIFGVRPEALTDPEGAERNGSNIATADCHIEVVEPAGSDTFAVTNLGGKGVVARLRADARIQPGTSTPLAFNLSKAVFFDPATEKRIL, encoded by the coding sequence ATGGCTTTTCTTGAAATTGATGGGCTGAAGAAGCGCTTCGGGAATGTCGAGATCCTGAAGGGCATCGATGTCGAGCTCGAAAAGGGCGGCTTCCTCGTGCTGGTCGGCCCGTCCGGCTGCGGCAAGTCCACGCTGCTCAACACCATCGCCGGCCTGGAGCAGATCACCGAGGGTGAGATCCGCGTCGACGGCCGCGCCATCAACGACCTGCATCCCTCGAAGCGCGACATCGCCATGGTGTTCCAGAGCTACGCGCTCTATCCGAACATGACGGTGGCCGGCAACATCGCTTTCGGCATGGAGATGCGCGGCGTGCCGGTGACGGAGCGCCAGGCTGCGATCGACAAGGTGGCCAAGGTTCTGCAGATCGGCCACCTGCTCAACCGCAAGCCCAGCCAGCTTTCCGGTGGCCAGCGCCAGCGCGTCGCCATGGGCCGGGCGCTGGTGCGCGACCCGAAACTCTTCCTGTTCGACGAGCCGCTCTCCAACCTGGACGCCAAGCTGCGCGTCGACATGCGCATCGAGATCAAGCGCCTGCACGCCACGACCGGCACGACCATCGTCTACGTCACGCACGACCAGATCGAGGCGATGACGCTGGCGACCAAGATCGCCGTCATGCGCGACGGCGAGGTGCAGCAATTCGGCACGCCGGCCGAAATCTACAACAACCCGACCAACATCTTCGTCGCCGACTTCATGGGCTCGCCGGCGATGAACCTGATCCCGGCCAAGATCGACGGCAATGGCAGCGGGCTGTCGGTGGTGCTGGACCGCGACGCGCGCCAGCCGATCGTGCTGCCCATGCCCGCCGCGCCTGCGGGCCTGTCGGCGTTCAAGGACAAGCAGGTGATCTTCGGCGTGCGCCCCGAGGCGCTGACCGACCCGGAAGGCGCCGAGCGCAACGGTTCGAACATCGCCACCGCCGACTGCCACATCGAAGTGGTGGAGCCGGCGGGATCGGATACTTTCGCCGTCACCAATCTGGGCGGCAAGGGCGTCGTGGCGCGGCTGCGGGCCGATGCCAGGATCCAGCCCGGCACCAGCACGCCTTTAGCCTTCAACCTCAGCAAGGCGGTGTTCTTCGACCCCGCGACCGAGAAGCGCATCCTCTGA
- a CDS encoding GMC oxidoreductase, protein MKNPDIVIIGSGIGGATIASGLAGSGASILILERGEPLPATPHARSTRSIFVDEHYRPKEMWREAGGAAFNPGNYYYVGGNSKFFGAVLIRYRKEDFAELEHFGGVSPAWPFSYDEFEPWYSKAEQLFRVRGTLGEDPTEPFHSIPYAFQPVPDEPPIARARAELKSLGLHPASLPLGVDIETWLKDGKTGWDAFPNTGQGKIDAQTGPLTEALKDPNIRLETGAYVDWLETAPDGKSIAAIHYTQNGAQKTLSPKLAILSAGAINSAAILLRSPSANGKGLANSSDQVGRNFMNHNSSAMLAIDPRRRNDSVYQKTLMLNDYYLSDGKGGKPLGNVQLLGKIDGNMLKANVKTMPKFALDYMAGHAVDWYLMCEDLPDPESRIMVDGKEIVMQWRRSNMQSLEGLSKVMRENLRACGYPIVLSRPFDKRTPSHQCGTVKMGNEPATSPLDPLCRAWDHQNLYVVDGGFLPTSAAVNPALSIGAQALRVADHIRRTELSS, encoded by the coding sequence ATGAAAAATCCGGATATCGTCATCATCGGCTCCGGCATCGGCGGCGCCACGATCGCCTCCGGCTTGGCCGGCAGCGGCGCCTCGATCCTGATCCTGGAGCGTGGCGAACCGCTGCCCGCGACACCACATGCGCGCTCGACGCGTTCCATCTTCGTCGACGAGCACTACCGGCCGAAGGAGATGTGGCGCGAGGCCGGCGGTGCTGCCTTCAACCCCGGCAACTACTACTATGTCGGCGGCAATTCGAAGTTCTTCGGCGCGGTCCTGATCCGCTACCGCAAGGAGGATTTTGCCGAGCTCGAGCATTTCGGCGGCGTCTCGCCGGCCTGGCCGTTTTCCTATGACGAGTTCGAGCCCTGGTATTCGAAAGCCGAGCAGCTTTTTCGCGTGCGCGGCACGCTCGGCGAGGATCCGACCGAGCCGTTCCATTCGATCCCCTACGCCTTCCAGCCGGTGCCGGACGAGCCGCCGATCGCGCGCGCCCGCGCCGAGTTGAAGAGCCTCGGACTGCATCCGGCATCGCTGCCGCTCGGCGTCGACATCGAGACCTGGCTGAAAGACGGCAAGACGGGCTGGGACGCATTTCCCAACACCGGCCAGGGCAAGATCGACGCGCAGACCGGTCCGCTGACCGAAGCGCTGAAGGATCCGAACATCCGGCTCGAAACCGGCGCCTATGTCGACTGGCTCGAAACCGCGCCGGACGGCAAGTCGATCGCCGCCATCCACTATACCCAGAACGGTGCGCAAAAGACGCTGTCGCCGAAGCTGGCGATCCTCTCCGCCGGCGCGATCAACTCGGCCGCCATCCTGCTGCGCTCGCCTTCGGCCAACGGTAAAGGCCTCGCCAACAGCTCCGATCAGGTCGGGCGCAATTTCATGAACCACAATTCGAGCGCGATGCTGGCGATCGATCCGCGCCGCCGCAACGATAGCGTCTACCAGAAGACGCTGATGCTCAACGACTACTATCTGTCCGACGGCAAGGGCGGCAAGCCGCTCGGCAATGTGCAACTGCTCGGCAAGATCGACGGCAACATGCTCAAGGCCAATGTGAAGACGATGCCGAAATTCGCGCTCGACTACATGGCCGGCCACGCCGTCGACTGGTACCTGATGTGCGAGGACCTTCCCGATCCGGAAAGCCGCATCATGGTCGACGGCAAGGAGATCGTCATGCAGTGGCGGCGCTCCAACATGCAGTCGCTGGAAGGCCTGTCCAAGGTGATGCGCGAGAACCTTCGCGCCTGCGGCTATCCGATCGTGCTGTCGCGCCCCTTCGACAAGCGCACGCCCTCGCATCAGTGCGGCACGGTGAAGATGGGCAACGAGCCAGCCACCTCGCCGCTCGATCCGCTCTGCCGCGCCTGGGACCACCAGAACCTCTACGTCGTCGACGGCGGCTTCCTGCCGACATCGGCCGCCGTCAATCCGGCGCTGTCGATCGGGGCGCAGGCGCTGCGCGTCGCCGACCACATCCGCAGGACGGAGCTTTCCTCATGA